A stretch of DNA from Streptomyces venezuelae:
GCGGTGGACGAGCAGCTGCGGGCCGATCCGCTGCTGGCGCCGCTGGTGGACAAGGCGCCCGGGCGCCGGGTGCCGCGTACGGTCGATGCGGCGGAGTTCGCCGTACGGGCCGTACTCGGCCAGCAGGTGTCCACAGCAGCGGCCCGCACCCATGCGGGTCGGCTGGTCGCCGCGCACGGTGAGCCGGTGGCCGATCCGGACCCCAGCGGGGGCCTGACCCATCTCTTCCCCTCCCCCGAGGCGCTCGCCGGGCTGGACCCGGAGACGCTCGCACTGCCCCGCAGCCGCCGGACGACGCTGACCACGCTGGTCGGAGCGCTGGCGGACGGTTCACTGCCACTGGGCATCGACAGCGACTGGGAGGCCGCGCGGGCACAGCTCGCGGCGCTGCCGGGGTTCGGGCCGTGGACCACCGAGGTGATCGCCATGCGCGCGCTGGGTGACCCGGATGCGTTCCTTCCGTCCGATCTCGGGGTACGTCGGGCCGCGGCCGGGCTGGGACTGCCGTCCTCGCCCTCCGCTCTGACCGCCCGGGCGGCGGGCTGGCGGCCGTGGCGAGCGTACGCCGTCCAGTACCTGTGGGCGACGGACGACCACCCCATCAACCTGTTGCCCACCGTCTGACCGCCCGCCCCCTCCCCTCCCCTCCCATCCCCCCACCACCGTTCACTTCTCAGGAGAGTCATCGTGAACAGCAAGCACCACGCAGTCGTCGACAGCCCCTACGGGCCGCTCACCCTGGTCGCCACCGAGGGCGTCCTCAGCGGCCTCTATATGACCGGGCAGCGGCACCGGCCGCCGGAGGAGGCCTTCGGTGTGCGGGTCGATGCCGCCGAGGAGCCCTTCCCCGAGGTGGCGCGGCAGCTGACGGCGTACTTCGCCGGGGAGTTGACCGAGTTCGACCTGCCGGTCCGCCTCGAGGGCACCGAGTTCCAGCGCAGCGTCTGGGCGCAGCTCCAGCGCATCCCGTACGGCGAGACCTGGTCGTACGGGGAACTGGCCGGCCGGCTCGGGAAGCCGAACGCCTCCCGGGCGGTAGGCCTGGCCAACGGGAAGAACCCGGTCGGGATCATCGTGCCCTGCCACCGGGTGATCGGGGCGTCGGGGAGCATGACCGGGTACGGCGGCGGGGTGGATCGGAAGGAGCGGCTGCTGGCCTTCGAGGCAGGCGAACGCACCCTCCTGGACAACTGAACCTCGCGTCGCCCCGCCCCAGCCCGCGTACCGCGCCCAGCCCGCCTAGACCACGTTCACCGGGACAAGGAGCGCGAAGGCCACTCCCATCTCGACCGCGTACCCGTACATCGAGGGGTGCGGGACGGGGGCGGCCATGATGACCATGCTCTGCTGGGTGGCAGCCGCCGCAATCCATTCGGTGGGGGCGCCGATGGTGCCCTGGTACCAGCCCTCGCAGGCGCCCGGGCCGCTGACCAGCAGGACGTCGTCATGGCGGCGGTATTCGGCGAGCCAGCCAGGAGCAGTCTGGGCCCAGCCGTCGTAGTCGGTGAAGTGGGCCCAGCCGCCGTCCCGGATGGCGCTGTCGAAGAGCCAGACGGGCTGTCCGTCGGGCGTGGTTTCGCTGCCCGACTGTTCCTCGGTGGTGAAGTGGACCATCGGCAGAGCGTCGGGCCCGTCGGCGGTGCTGGGCCAGGCGTACATGGTGATCATGATCTGATTCTGTCCTGCTCGATGTAGGCGCTGTGTTACTGCGCTGTGTTGCTGCACCCCGTCAGCGGGGTGCCGGGCTGCCGTTCTCCAGTTCCGCGGTGCCCTCGCCCGACTCCAGGACCCGGTAGGCCTCTTGGATGCGGCGGCCGAGCGATCCGGGGAGGTGGGCGGTGAGTTCGGCGGGCTCGACGAGCTTCCAGGAGAGGAGTTCCTCCTCCTGGAGCTTGATGGAGCCGAGCTGTTCCCCGTCGAGTACGCCGCCGTCGTAGACGTACGCGACCAGCGGCGGACGGGCGGTGCCCAGCACCCAGTCGACGGCGAGCAGACGGCCGAGCGGGAGGTCCAGGCCGATTTCCTCGGCGCTCTCGCGGCGGGCCGCGGTGCGCGGGGACTCACCCCGGTCGGATTCGATGGTGCCGCCGGGAAGGGCCCAGCCCTCGCGGTAGTTGGGTTCCACGAGCAGGACCCGCCCCTCGGCGTCGCGGAAGAGCGCGGCGGCGCCGGCCAGCACCCGGGGCAGGCTCGCGATGTAGGCGGCGTAGTCGTCTGTGGTGGTCACGCCGCCACCCTACCGAGCCGCGCCAGGCCCGTTCAGGGGGGTCAGAACGGGCCGTCCTCAGGATCGTGGCTGCGGGATT
This window harbors:
- a CDS encoding NUDIX domain-containing protein, producing MTTTDDYAAYIASLPRVLAGAAALFRDAEGRVLLVEPNYREGWALPGGTIESDRGESPRTAARRESAEEIGLDLPLGRLLAVDWVLGTARPPLVAYVYDGGVLDGEQLGSIKLQEEELLSWKLVEPAELTAHLPGSLGRRIQEAYRVLESGEGTAELENGSPAPR
- a CDS encoding methylated-DNA--[protein]-cysteine S-methyltransferase, whose amino-acid sequence is MNSKHHAVVDSPYGPLTLVATEGVLSGLYMTGQRHRPPEEAFGVRVDAAEEPFPEVARQLTAYFAGELTEFDLPVRLEGTEFQRSVWAQLQRIPYGETWSYGELAGRLGKPNASRAVGLANGKNPVGIIVPCHRVIGASGSMTGYGGGVDRKERLLAFEAGERTLLDN